The Akkermansia sp. N21116 genome includes a region encoding these proteins:
- a CDS encoding response regulator yields METINIICVDDQPDVLDAVVRDLRPLQQYFRIEESESASDCFALMEELDSRGELIGLVISDHVMPGESGVDLLGRISKDPRFADCKKILLTGQATHADTIQAVNEAHIDNYQEKPWDASVLLNMSKRLLTQFILERGMDYVDWLPILDQLVLLNRLHKG; encoded by the coding sequence ATGGAAACAATTAATATTATATGCGTTGACGACCAACCAGATGTTTTGGATGCCGTTGTCCGCGATCTACGGCCTCTCCAACAATACTTTCGGATTGAAGAATCCGAATCCGCCTCCGACTGTTTTGCCCTGATGGAAGAATTGGATTCCAGAGGTGAATTGATCGGTCTTGTCATTTCCGACCATGTTATGCCTGGAGAGTCTGGTGTCGACCTGTTGGGAAGGATCTCGAAAGATCCTCGTTTTGCCGACTGTAAAAAAATCCTTCTGACTGGTCAGGCAACCCACGCCGATACGATTCAAGCTGTCAATGAAGCCCATATCGACAATTATCAGGAGAAACCTTGGGATGCGAGTGTTTTGCTCAACATGTCCAAGCGATTGTTGACTCAGTTTATTCTGGAACGTGGAATGGATTATGTCGATTGGTTGCCTATTTTGGATCAACTGGTGCTTCTAAATCGTCTTCATAAAGGCTAA
- a CDS encoding lipid A deacylase LpxR family protein — protein MRLMLLTSVLAAACIWIGRAQAGSVPFAAFPGQSSLDLSASAPQERASFGIQLDNDLFVGSDCNYTNGIRFAYLSESTPVTGSSFWDWQAFGMDRTPALRNQWALTLTQLMFTPENKSNMPLYGEHPYAGYLGLGFGNLVKNEDRANSLEFQIGVTGKCSLADDAQYTVHHFWEMDQWPGWQYQIPSEVVFEMYFKRFYRISGLEYKHPSGFATDGYGYWNVDAGTVYVRAGGGAAYRFGYNLPNDSPTEYSLNGANFQTSPFVRNERSISDWSVYGTAALGVQGVAYNAFLDGPVFHNFPKYVTKYPVVGNASLGVGMRYKSFEGFFGYQWVTKEYSTQKGIHCIGTIELRYLF, from the coding sequence ATGCGCTTGATGTTATTGACGAGTGTTCTGGCTGCCGCGTGTATTTGGATAGGCCGGGCACAAGCTGGTTCTGTCCCTTTTGCGGCTTTTCCTGGGCAATCAAGTCTTGATCTTTCGGCATCGGCTCCTCAGGAACGGGCTTCCTTCGGCATCCAGCTGGATAACGATTTATTTGTCGGTAGCGACTGTAATTACACGAACGGTATCCGTTTTGCCTATTTGTCGGAAAGTACCCCGGTGACGGGTTCCAGCTTCTGGGACTGGCAGGCTTTCGGTATGGATCGGACGCCGGCTCTGAGAAACCAATGGGCACTGACGCTGACCCAGCTCATGTTCACTCCCGAGAACAAGTCCAACATGCCCCTGTATGGAGAACATCCCTATGCCGGGTATCTGGGCCTTGGGTTCGGCAATCTGGTCAAAAACGAGGATAGAGCCAATTCTCTCGAATTCCAGATCGGCGTTACGGGCAAATGTTCTCTGGCGGACGATGCCCAGTATACGGTTCACCATTTCTGGGAGATGGATCAGTGGCCCGGCTGGCAGTACCAGATTCCGTCCGAAGTTGTATTTGAAATGTATTTCAAGCGGTTTTACCGCATCTCCGGTTTGGAATACAAGCATCCCTCCGGATTTGCAACGGATGGATACGGCTATTGGAATGTGGATGCCGGGACCGTTTATGTTCGCGCCGGAGGTGGGGCTGCCTACCGCTTTGGCTATAATCTGCCCAATGATTCTCCTACGGAATATTCCCTGAACGGAGCTAATTTCCAGACTTCGCCTTTTGTTCGGAATGAACGGTCGATATCCGACTGGAGTGTTTACGGAACCGCAGCCTTGGGGGTCCAGGGCGTGGCCTACAATGCCTTTCTGGATGGTCCCGTCTTCCATAACTTCCCAAAATATGTGACCAAATATCCTGTCGTGGGCAATGCCTCCCTGGGGGTAGGCATGCGCTACAAATCCTTCGAAGGATTCTTTGGATATCAATGGGTTACGAAGGAATACTCGACTCAAAAGGGAATCCATTGCATCGGTACGATCGAATTGCGTTACCTGTTCTAA
- a CDS encoding TatD family hydrolase — protein MLIDTHCHLASRQFASDQRHDLIRRAVENGVLHMVTLGSCQKDWSGSIEWAREFPDAVSACLGLHPMDVMETTDDWPLQLEAMLADITPAAIGETGLDYFYPAPRECSETVYKTRQHESLEYHFELAARLGINIVLHTRDREGDSSFRNALSIAKQYAGRVRPVFHCFIGTISHARQIFDLVDGLISFTGVVTFKNAGHLPDVAAWCPPERLMLETDSPYLSPVPLRGKRNEPSHLVKTAEFIAKLRNVSLQQLSEITTNTAISFFNIPGLKKKL, from the coding sequence ATGCTCATCGATACCCATTGCCACCTGGCTTCCCGCCAATTCGCTTCCGACCAGCGCCATGACTTGATCCGGAGAGCCGTCGAAAACGGAGTCCTTCACATGGTCACCCTCGGTTCCTGCCAGAAAGACTGGTCAGGAAGTATCGAATGGGCAAGGGAATTCCCGGATGCCGTTTCCGCTTGTCTGGGACTGCACCCTATGGATGTCATGGAAACCACCGACGACTGGCCGCTGCAACTGGAGGCCATGCTCGCCGATATCACCCCGGCCGCCATTGGAGAAACCGGTCTCGATTATTTCTACCCCGCTCCCAGGGAATGCAGCGAAACCGTCTACAAGACCCGCCAGCACGAATCCCTGGAATACCACTTCGAACTGGCTGCCCGACTGGGGATCAACATCGTCCTTCATACAAGAGACCGTGAAGGAGACTCCTCCTTCCGGAATGCCCTATCCATCGCAAAACAATACGCCGGGCGGGTCCGTCCCGTCTTCCACTGCTTTATCGGCACAATCAGCCATGCACGGCAGATTTTCGACCTCGTGGACGGTTTGATTTCTTTCACCGGGGTTGTGACCTTCAAAAACGCCGGACACCTTCCCGACGTAGCTGCCTGGTGCCCGCCGGAACGCCTGATGCTGGAGACAGATTCCCCCTATCTCAGCCCGGTACCGTTACGAGGAAAAAGAAATGAACCGTCCCATCTCGTCAAGACGGCCGAATTCATCGCCAAACTCAGGAATGTTTCCCTGCAACAACTCTCTGAAATCACAACAAATACGGCCATCAGCTTCTTCAATATCCCAGGATTGAAAAAAAAGTTATAA
- a CDS encoding AraC family transcriptional regulator gives MDPENSLFVHWNNCPMLAPFSQYLREVGVLKFSGISPHSLDMHYNEGIELNYVVKGTYKWVVEGKHYQLYPGEAFITCPWEYHGSPEKILDRGILSWMILKPATFSQDGRLCLGHWSRIKAETQMEIGRLLAGNTNPVIPKGSNLIELFRKLHREISNQDIGYEEKIHLLLDSLVIRLARILKTRESCKERDDDFVAHLTRILKEDFNRKIKVADLAYAFGMSATSFNNKVKTLTGYSPADYLIELKLDAAKELLIADRQNITGIAAECGFYSSQHFATLFSKRVGKTPSQFRKNAREK, from the coding sequence ATGGATCCCGAAAACTCCCTTTTTGTCCACTGGAATAACTGCCCGATGCTAGCTCCATTTTCCCAATACCTCAGGGAAGTGGGCGTCTTGAAATTTTCCGGGATCTCCCCGCACTCCCTCGATATGCACTACAACGAAGGCATTGAACTGAACTACGTTGTCAAAGGAACCTACAAATGGGTCGTCGAAGGGAAACATTACCAATTGTATCCGGGCGAAGCCTTTATCACCTGTCCGTGGGAATACCACGGCAGCCCGGAGAAAATCCTGGATCGCGGTATTTTATCGTGGATGATCCTGAAGCCCGCAACTTTCTCACAGGACGGGAGGCTCTGCCTGGGCCATTGGTCGCGCATCAAAGCAGAGACCCAGATGGAAATAGGGCGCCTGTTGGCCGGCAATACCAACCCCGTCATTCCCAAAGGAAGCAATCTCATCGAACTTTTCCGGAAACTTCACCGGGAAATCAGCAATCAAGACATCGGATACGAGGAAAAAATCCATCTTCTACTTGATTCTCTGGTTATCCGGCTGGCGCGCATTCTGAAAACGCGAGAATCCTGTAAAGAACGGGACGACGATTTCGTCGCGCATTTGACCCGTATCCTAAAAGAAGATTTCAACCGGAAAATCAAGGTAGCCGATCTTGCCTATGCCTTCGGCATGAGTGCGACGTCATTCAACAACAAAGTCAAGACGCTCACAGGTTATTCTCCTGCCGATTACCTGATCGAACTCAAGCTTGACGCAGCTAAAGAACTTCTGATTGCCGACCGGCAAAACATCACCGGTATCGCCGCCGAATGCGGATTCTATTCCTCCCAGCACTTCGCAACCCTCTTCTCCAAACGAGTCGGTAAAACACCGTCCCAATTCCGAAAGAATGCGCGGGAGAAATAA
- the acnA gene encoding aconitate hydratase AcnA has protein sequence MNATRTFTTGLGTEGIYYSLPALAEAGYAGLDRLPVSIRIVLESLLRNCDGLKVTEKDVDNLASWNAKAPGDYEIPFTVARIVLQDFTGVPLLVDLAAMRSSVERLGKDPGVIEPLVPVDLVVDHSVQVDWAGCDGALEKNLDREFFRNAERYEFLKWGKGAFDTFSVVPPSVGIVHQVNLEHLAQGVMEKDGVYFPDTLVGTDSHTTMINGLGVVAWGVGGIEAEAGMLGQPVTFLVPEVVGVHMTGSLREGVTATDLALHVTQILRKHGVVGKFVEFFGEGAASLSLPDRATVANMAPEYGATMGFFPIDERCADYLRQTGRSEAAVQTYENYFKAQGLWGMPRLGDIDYTDVLELNLGDVVPAVSGPRRPQDRIELSQVKPHFEALLKASVAEGGYGKDAVDSVKVSMHAPAGVPEDMDGYEKDVELRDGSVLIAAITSCTNTSNPGLMLAAGLLAKKAVERGLKVPPYVKTSLAPGSRIASDYFAANDLQKPLDALGFQTVGYGCTTCIGNSGPLNAQVEDAVRSHNIVGASVLSGNRNFEARVHASVRANFLMSPPLVVAFALAGRIDIDFETEPVGMAADGRSVFLRDLWPTSGEIGEAVAKSLNPDMFRKRYSLTASSNPRWERVPAPGGAVYAWKTGSSYIQEPPFFDNYTGEMRDINDILDARPLGIFGDSVTTDHISPAGAIRETSPAGEYLKAMGIAKADFNSYGSRRGNDRVMTRGTFANVRIKNLMVDGVEGGYTLYFGGGCVPAPDKDISSCCGKPTFIYDAAMAYASEGIPLVVIGGEDYGMGSSRDWAAKGTNLLGVKAVVAKSFERIHRSNLVGMGVLPLVFADKKDYDWIAGLKDVKFSIIGLGNDVKPRQTVTLRVNACGVTRDIPVVVRIDTPIEKEYYRAGGILPYVLGQILKNK, from the coding sequence GTGAACGCTACTCGTACTTTTACGACAGGGTTGGGAACGGAGGGGATTTATTATTCTCTTCCTGCTCTGGCCGAAGCCGGTTATGCCGGGCTGGACCGTTTGCCCGTATCCATCCGCATTGTTTTGGAATCCTTGTTGCGCAACTGCGACGGGCTGAAAGTGACGGAAAAGGATGTGGACAATCTCGCTTCCTGGAATGCCAAGGCACCGGGCGACTATGAAATCCCTTTCACCGTGGCGCGAATTGTCTTGCAGGACTTTACGGGAGTTCCCCTTTTGGTGGACCTGGCGGCCATGCGTTCCTCCGTCGAACGCCTGGGCAAGGATCCCGGTGTGATCGAACCCCTCGTCCCGGTGGATCTCGTCGTCGATCATTCCGTCCAGGTGGACTGGGCTGGTTGCGACGGGGCTCTGGAAAAGAACCTCGACAGGGAATTTTTCCGGAATGCCGAACGTTACGAATTCCTGAAATGGGGCAAGGGTGCGTTCGACACGTTTTCCGTTGTTCCTCCGTCGGTGGGGATTGTTCATCAGGTGAATCTGGAACACCTTGCTCAGGGAGTGATGGAAAAGGATGGCGTTTATTTCCCCGATACGCTTGTCGGTACGGATTCCCATACGACAATGATCAACGGCCTCGGCGTAGTTGCCTGGGGCGTTGGCGGCATTGAAGCGGAAGCCGGCATGCTGGGGCAGCCCGTGACCTTCCTTGTTCCGGAAGTGGTCGGCGTTCATATGACGGGTTCGTTGCGCGAAGGGGTAACGGCTACCGACCTTGCTTTGCACGTGACGCAGATACTGCGCAAGCACGGCGTGGTAGGCAAGTTTGTCGAATTCTTCGGTGAAGGTGCTGCTTCCTTGTCCTTGCCGGATCGTGCGACGGTGGCGAATATGGCTCCGGAATACGGAGCAACCATGGGCTTTTTCCCAATTGACGAACGTTGTGCCGATTACTTGCGCCAGACCGGCCGCAGCGAAGCTGCCGTCCAAACGTACGAAAACTACTTCAAGGCCCAGGGCCTCTGGGGGATGCCGCGTCTGGGCGACATTGATTACACGGATGTTTTGGAATTGAACCTTGGTGATGTTGTCCCGGCCGTTTCCGGACCTCGCCGACCGCAGGACCGTATTGAACTGTCGCAGGTCAAACCGCATTTTGAAGCCCTGCTGAAAGCTTCGGTGGCCGAAGGCGGCTATGGCAAGGATGCTGTGGATTCGGTCAAAGTCTCCATGCACGCTCCCGCCGGTGTCCCCGAAGATATGGACGGATACGAGAAGGATGTGGAGCTTCGCGATGGCAGTGTCCTGATTGCTGCCATCACATCCTGTACCAATACGTCCAATCCGGGGTTGATGCTGGCAGCCGGCTTGCTGGCAAAGAAGGCCGTGGAAAGAGGCCTCAAGGTTCCTCCCTACGTCAAGACCTCTTTGGCTCCAGGTTCGCGCATAGCTTCAGACTATTTCGCCGCTAACGATCTGCAGAAACCGCTGGATGCCCTCGGCTTCCAGACAGTAGGCTACGGTTGTACAACCTGCATCGGCAACTCCGGTCCTCTGAATGCCCAGGTGGAAGATGCCGTGCGTTCCCATAACATTGTGGGGGCCTCCGTGCTTTCCGGTAATCGCAACTTCGAGGCTCGTGTACATGCGTCCGTGAGAGCCAATTTTTTGATGTCTCCTCCGTTGGTTGTGGCTTTTGCTCTGGCCGGGCGCATAGACATCGACTTTGAAACGGAACCCGTCGGCATGGCTGCGGACGGTCGGTCCGTCTTTCTGCGCGACCTGTGGCCTACATCTGGCGAAATAGGAGAAGCCGTGGCAAAATCTCTCAATCCGGATATGTTCCGCAAGCGTTACAGTCTGACGGCTTCTTCCAATCCCCGTTGGGAAAGAGTCCCTGCTCCCGGAGGAGCCGTCTATGCTTGGAAGACTGGTTCTTCCTATATTCAGGAACCGCCGTTTTTCGACAATTACACGGGAGAAATGCGTGATATCAATGATATTCTGGATGCCCGTCCTCTGGGTATTTTCGGAGATTCCGTGACGACCGACCACATTTCTCCTGCCGGTGCCATCCGTGAAACCAGCCCGGCCGGGGAATACCTGAAAGCTATGGGTATTGCGAAGGCTGACTTTAATTCCTACGGTTCCCGTCGTGGCAATGACCGTGTGATGACGCGCGGAACTTTTGCCAATGTACGGATCAAAAACCTGATGGTCGATGGCGTGGAGGGAGGGTATACGCTGTATTTTGGCGGTGGCTGTGTGCCGGCGCCGGACAAGGATATTTCTTCCTGTTGCGGGAAGCCGACTTTCATTTACGATGCCGCCATGGCCTATGCCTCTGAAGGTATCCCCCTCGTCGTTATCGGAGGCGAGGATTACGGGATGGGGTCATCCCGCGACTGGGCTGCCAAGGGAACCAATCTTCTGGGAGTCAAGGCTGTTGTGGCCAAGAGCTTTGAACGTATCCACCGTTCCAATCTTGTTGGCATGGGAGTTCTACCGCTGGTCTTTGCCGACAAGAAGGATTACGACTGGATTGCCGGTCTGAAGGATGTGAAGTTCTCCATCATCGGACTTGGCAATGACGTCAAGCCACGGCAGACCGTGACACTCCGCGTGAATGCTTGCGGCGTGACCCGGGATATTCCCGTTGTTGTCCGGATCGATACGCCGATTGAGAAGGAATACTACCGCGCCGGAGGCATCCTGCCTTACGTACTCGGGCAGATTTTGAAAAACAAATAA
- a CDS encoding LysM peptidoglycan-binding domain-containing protein — protein MKAQFIIPAFCAALAVSFSSCTHQNSGYPDEPELADPIASGTIPPWIAENADTSETGVYNSVSGTDNPYTYNPPAKPKVSNSSSSKKSVAKKNTRSGSKKSTPKRSSSRTYTVKKGDTLGAIAKRYGTTVTAIKRANGLKSDLIGINQKLSIPRK, from the coding sequence ATGAAAGCGCAGTTCATTATTCCGGCATTTTGCGCGGCTCTAGCCGTGTCCTTCTCTTCCTGTACCCACCAAAACAGTGGTTATCCCGACGAACCCGAACTGGCAGATCCGATCGCCAGCGGCACCATTCCTCCGTGGATCGCGGAAAATGCAGACACGAGCGAAACCGGAGTCTACAACTCCGTTTCCGGAACTGACAATCCGTACACATACAATCCTCCCGCCAAGCCCAAGGTAAGCAACTCTTCCAGCAGCAAGAAGTCTGTTGCCAAGAAGAACACCAGGAGCGGCTCCAAAAAATCGACACCCAAGAGATCTTCCTCCAGAACCTACACCGTCAAGAAGGGTGACACGCTCGGAGCCATTGCCAAACGCTATGGAACAACTGTTACCGCCATCAAGCGAGCAAATGGCCTGAAATCCGATCTGATCGGCATCAACCAGAAGCTGTCCATCCCCCGCAAATAA
- a CDS encoding ATP-binding protein — MILEQKDFLRKLERINETYFSDPSRWLSFSKGRSIVMQGEFTKRLYLIRSGEVVAYRHFVDEVPETASASHKIYEIFRAGPGAYVGVQSYFSQWFRSSSDIVALTDVELAYIDDAVQVVDEVHYGNRLEQFIPIILHELALRNMRVFTRSAEKEEALRALHRSEMAATLGQLSAGIAHELNNSIGVLQRKTDFVSDFIEKSLAGKEDEAPNSLYLLAKDSNAEVLSTDCLRRMARQYEDQYALDQRTAKILTKIAPDGDAEKKFGLNVIHNLDQYAAYWELGNDIRDMKLAARHASGIVRSVKLLGGGNTNRETGVSVSDSITVAIALLKSRLNGVTFETDMPEQDGIPTVTADLTELVQIWINLLTNALEAMDLDGTPSPSIRIACSFVPDENSIDSADCRAGNILVSVTDNGPGVPPSIREKIFRPNFTTKKKGLSFGLGLGLAIVRRIVDSYGGTISLDSMPGKTTFTITIPIDYSNGNN; from the coding sequence ATGATTCTGGAACAGAAAGATTTCCTGCGGAAGCTGGAACGAATCAACGAGACGTATTTTTCCGATCCGTCTCGCTGGTTGAGTTTTTCCAAGGGGAGATCCATTGTCATGCAGGGAGAATTCACCAAACGACTGTACCTGATCCGCTCGGGAGAAGTTGTTGCTTATAGGCATTTTGTAGATGAAGTCCCCGAAACGGCATCTGCCTCGCATAAAATCTATGAAATCTTCCGAGCCGGTCCTGGGGCATATGTTGGAGTTCAGAGTTATTTTTCCCAGTGGTTCCGGAGTTCGTCGGACATTGTTGCCTTGACCGATGTAGAACTTGCCTACATTGATGATGCGGTTCAAGTTGTCGATGAAGTGCATTATGGAAATAGGTTGGAGCAATTCATCCCTATCATTCTTCATGAACTTGCTCTGCGAAACATGAGGGTTTTTACTCGTTCTGCGGAGAAGGAAGAAGCCCTTCGTGCCTTGCACCGTTCGGAAATGGCAGCTACGCTGGGGCAGTTGTCGGCAGGTATCGCCCACGAACTCAACAATTCCATCGGGGTTTTACAACGCAAAACGGATTTCGTCTCCGATTTTATCGAAAAGAGCCTCGCCGGCAAGGAGGATGAAGCCCCTAACTCTCTCTATTTGCTCGCTAAAGATAGCAATGCCGAGGTTCTATCGACGGACTGTTTGCGGAGAATGGCCCGCCAGTATGAAGATCAATATGCCTTGGATCAAAGAACGGCGAAAATTCTCACCAAAATTGCACCGGATGGCGATGCCGAAAAGAAATTCGGGCTTAATGTCATCCATAACCTGGATCAATATGCAGCGTATTGGGAACTGGGGAACGATATACGGGACATGAAACTGGCAGCCCGGCATGCTTCGGGAATCGTACGTTCCGTAAAGTTGCTGGGAGGAGGCAATACCAACAGAGAAACGGGTGTCAGTGTCTCGGATTCCATTACGGTCGCCATTGCCTTGCTGAAATCGAGACTGAACGGGGTAACGTTCGAGACGGATATGCCTGAGCAGGACGGCATACCTACTGTGACGGCCGATCTTACGGAACTTGTACAGATATGGATTAATCTTTTGACGAACGCCTTGGAAGCTATGGATTTGGATGGGACCCCGTCTCCGTCCATCAGGATTGCCTGCAGTTTCGTTCCTGATGAAAATTCCATTGATTCTGCGGATTGCCGCGCCGGGAATATTCTGGTTTCCGTGACAGACAATGGGCCTGGCGTTCCTCCTTCCATTCGAGAAAAAATTTTTCGCCCCAACTTCACGACCAAAAAGAAGGGTCTTTCCTTCGGTCTTGGACTGGGACTTGCCATTGTCCGGCGTATTGTCGATAGCTACGGAGGGACAATCTCTCTGGACAGTATGCCCGGTAAAACTACGTTTACGATTACCATCCCTATAGATTATTCTAATGGAAACAATTAA
- a CDS encoding SLC13 family permease, producing MNSYGKIIKALIGIIGAAAVFLIPFDSMGVILSPVEVRVIALFVLAALFWILEPVPIWTTSVLVITLSLLLFSNQSLVFLRYGEDGQKFTNLVDQKATMATFADPIIMLFLGGFFLAAAATKYRLDMNLAKVLLKPFGTNPKFVLLGLMSVTALFSMFMSNTATAAMMLAILAPVLSLFQQEDKGRIAFALAIPIASNIGGMGTPIGTPPNAIALKALQDMGLNVSFGKWMMFGVPFVFLLIIMAWLLLLKLFPISQKSLELKVGGSFLKSTKAIIVYITFAVTVILWVTGSGLHGMDSNTIAMIPIAVFAITQVITKEDLKQMGWDVLWLVAGGFALGLALQNTGLAEHLIGSIPFASWSPFLLMIGTGVICLFMANFMSHTATASLLIPIIAVVGMNMGDRLDPVGGVTALLVSVAFASSLGMCLPISTPPNALAYATGLVNSKGMAITGVILGIAGMVLTYTMMKILSVLHFL from the coding sequence ATGAATTCATACGGAAAGATTATCAAAGCACTTATAGGTATAATCGGCGCAGCGGCCGTTTTTCTGATTCCATTCGACAGTATGGGAGTCATTTTGAGTCCTGTCGAAGTCAGGGTTATTGCTCTTTTTGTCTTGGCTGCCTTATTCTGGATTCTGGAACCGGTTCCCATTTGGACAACATCAGTATTAGTGATTACGTTGTCCCTGTTGCTGTTTTCCAACCAGAGTCTCGTCTTTCTCCGATATGGGGAAGATGGCCAGAAATTCACCAATCTGGTAGACCAGAAGGCAACCATGGCGACATTTGCCGACCCGATTATCATGTTGTTCCTGGGAGGGTTCTTCCTGGCCGCCGCCGCTACCAAATACCGGTTGGATATGAACCTTGCCAAAGTCCTCCTCAAACCGTTTGGAACAAATCCCAAGTTCGTTCTTCTTGGTCTGATGTCGGTAACGGCTCTTTTTTCCATGTTCATGAGCAATACGGCGACGGCTGCCATGATGCTAGCCATTCTTGCCCCTGTCCTGTCTTTGTTTCAGCAGGAAGACAAGGGGAGAATAGCTTTTGCCTTAGCTATTCCGATTGCTTCCAATATTGGCGGGATGGGAACTCCGATCGGGACTCCACCCAACGCGATTGCTCTGAAGGCCTTGCAAGACATGGGATTGAACGTGTCATTTGGAAAATGGATGATGTTCGGTGTGCCTTTCGTTTTCTTGTTGATTATTATGGCATGGCTGCTTCTCTTAAAGTTGTTTCCCATTTCCCAGAAATCTCTTGAATTGAAGGTGGGAGGTAGTTTCCTCAAGTCTACCAAGGCCATCATTGTCTATATTACATTTGCCGTAACCGTTATCCTATGGGTGACGGGGAGCGGTCTGCATGGTATGGACTCCAATACGATTGCCATGATTCCCATTGCGGTGTTTGCCATTACACAGGTTATTACAAAAGAAGACCTCAAACAGATGGGATGGGACGTGTTGTGGTTGGTTGCCGGCGGTTTCGCTCTTGGGCTTGCTCTGCAGAATACCGGACTTGCGGAACATTTGATCGGTTCCATTCCTTTTGCTTCCTGGTCTCCCTTCCTGTTGATGATTGGTACAGGTGTTATTTGTTTGTTCATGGCCAATTTCATGAGCCATACGGCAACGGCCTCCCTATTGATCCCGATCATTGCTGTTGTCGGTATGAATATGGGAGATCGGCTGGATCCTGTCGGAGGAGTGACGGCTCTTCTTGTCTCTGTCGCATTTGCTTCGTCTCTTGGCATGTGTTTGCCGATCAGTACTCCTCCTAACGCCCTGGCTTATGCAACAGGACTGGTCAATTCCAAAGGAATGGCTATAACAGGAGTTATCCTGGGGATCGCCGGTATGGTGTTGACGTACACCATGATGAAAATTCTGTCCGTTCTCCACTTTTTATAA
- a CDS encoding L,D-transpeptidase, protein MTATFYRLLPVLGFSLLTACSSLQEEQVDEVAPRQLNKQDPSYVNPFSPTSYAHFVASKDYPKTYGTYIDKTLLNLPGKHQKKIHICLKEQRGRLYIDHQVAIDFPTSTGVSAFPTKAGNYTVIAKEVDHTSNLYGRMYDADGKCIDSNANATDPVPEGGKFVGSPMPYWQRLTGAGLGLHVGNVRRRPVSHGCIRLQPSTAKILYKETSLGTPVFIHQDVEKEALDYKETITKNTKK, encoded by the coding sequence ATGACAGCTACCTTTTATCGCTTGCTTCCTGTCCTTGGATTTTCCTTGTTAACAGCCTGTTCTTCCCTGCAGGAAGAACAGGTTGACGAGGTCGCTCCCCGGCAATTGAATAAGCAAGATCCTTCCTACGTTAATCCGTTTTCGCCGACAAGTTATGCCCACTTCGTGGCAAGCAAGGACTACCCTAAGACCTACGGCACCTATATCGACAAAACTCTCCTGAATCTGCCCGGCAAGCATCAGAAGAAAATTCACATCTGTCTTAAGGAACAGCGCGGCAGACTCTACATTGATCATCAGGTTGCCATCGACTTTCCGACTTCGACAGGCGTCAGCGCCTTCCCGACCAAAGCAGGAAATTATACAGTCATCGCCAAGGAAGTCGATCATACATCCAACTTGTACGGTAGAATGTACGATGCGGATGGCAAATGCATCGACTCCAACGCCAACGCAACCGATCCGGTTCCCGAAGGCGGTAAATTTGTCGGTTCTCCCATGCCGTACTGGCAGCGTCTGACAGGAGCCGGACTCGGACTTCATGTCGGCAATGTCCGCCGCCGTCCCGTTTCTCACGGTTGCATCCGCCTCCAGCCGTCCACGGCAAAAATCTTGTATAAGGAGACCTCCCTCGGGACTCCCGTCTTCATCCATCAGGATGTCGAAAAAGAGGCGCTTGATTACAAGGAAACCATTACTAAAAACACCAAGAAGTAA